One part of the Streptomyces sp. AM 2-1-1 genome encodes these proteins:
- a CDS encoding HipA domain-containing protein translates to MGATSENYYAVLLHGLRVGTLCQKGDYTRFVMSDRYLDDPQRSVLGLRFEENLRAPYASALRLPKWFSNLLPEGPLREWIADDRGVSLDREMELLAQVGHDLPGAVQILKAEGPEEDWEWQDPSAGGDVSAGGADGPSPWRFSLAGVALKFSMLSHGDRLTVPTGGEIGDWLVKFPDYRHADVPRNEYAIMSLAKSVGIDAPEVRLLHRDQLEGLPHRMWPNSEVWAYAVRRFDRTADRKRTRIHIEDFAQVRDKYPQDKYMSSFETVAAISYRKRDVASLREAARRIAFSVAVGNGDAHLKNWSLIYADGRNPSLSPVYDLVSTVPYAPGDETEDLGLKFGGSKRFDRVGLSAFERLEGALDRRFGTTDAHLAAVAGDVARAVRENWGSHEEVLTTNPSLHSAVSSWITESTARLLAV, encoded by the coding sequence ATGGGCGCCACCAGCGAGAATTATTATGCGGTTCTCCTTCATGGGCTACGCGTCGGGACGCTGTGTCAGAAGGGTGACTACACACGCTTCGTCATGAGCGATCGCTACCTTGACGACCCCCAGCGTTCCGTTCTGGGACTGCGATTCGAGGAGAATCTCAGAGCGCCCTACGCATCCGCCCTGCGGCTGCCCAAATGGTTCTCCAACCTCCTCCCCGAGGGTCCCCTTCGCGAATGGATCGCGGACGATCGGGGGGTCTCGCTGGATCGGGAGATGGAGCTCCTGGCCCAGGTCGGCCACGATCTGCCGGGAGCCGTCCAGATCCTGAAGGCGGAGGGGCCCGAAGAGGACTGGGAGTGGCAGGACCCCTCCGCAGGAGGAGACGTGTCCGCGGGAGGAGCGGACGGACCTTCGCCGTGGCGCTTCTCGCTGGCAGGGGTGGCGCTCAAGTTCTCGATGCTGTCGCACGGAGACCGGCTCACGGTGCCGACGGGGGGTGAGATCGGCGACTGGCTGGTCAAGTTCCCCGACTACCGGCACGCCGATGTCCCGCGCAACGAGTACGCGATCATGTCACTCGCCAAGTCCGTCGGCATCGACGCGCCCGAGGTACGTCTGCTCCACCGTGACCAGCTCGAAGGGCTGCCCCATCGCATGTGGCCCAACTCCGAGGTGTGGGCGTACGCGGTGCGGCGTTTCGATCGCACGGCGGACAGGAAGCGCACCCGTATCCACATCGAGGACTTCGCACAGGTACGGGACAAGTACCCGCAGGACAAGTACATGTCGTCCTTCGAAACCGTCGCCGCCATCTCCTACCGCAAGCGGGACGTGGCCTCCCTTCGTGAGGCCGCGCGTCGAATCGCCTTCTCCGTGGCCGTCGGGAACGGCGATGCGCACCTCAAGAACTGGTCCCTCATCTATGCGGACGGCCGCAACCCTTCGCTGTCCCCGGTCTACGACCTGGTCTCGACCGTTCCGTACGCCCCGGGAGACGAGACGGAGGATCTGGGACTGAAATTCGGCGGAAGCAAGCGCTTCGACCGTGTCGGACTCTCCGCCTTCGAGCGGCTGGAGGGCGCCCTGGACCGGAGATTCGGCACCACCGACGCCCATCTCGCCGCAGTCGCGGGCGACGTGGCACGAGCGGTCCGCGAGAACTGGGGCTCCCACGAAGAGGTGCTGACGACCAATCCCTCGCTGCACAGCGCAGTGAGTTCCTGGATCACCGAGTCGACCGCCCGTCTGCTTGCCGTCTGA
- a CDS encoding DUF262 domain-containing protein — protein MSAHALETAMTTGPGGLDAQPTATTYELGDLIPLAWGGRIRVPHFQRDFRWQSKDVLRLFDSIVKGYPIGNLLLWVRRQQSEKFMLGKLRLTAPAHDESLWVVDGQQRLTSLANALSPVGHEYKPFNVYYDLAEREFVESPHSLEAHHIALPVLFDLKKLLTWFRTDGLGAADHFDEAERVATALRQYKVPAYLVRHDDRAVLTDIFDRMNNFGRKLNRGEIFSALYSGEEKGSDERLTLAKISDNVAARTGFGSIDTGTILASVLARRGPDPMRDIRVEFSLTGRRTQSEFPDEDEPTAFSQGEEALVRAANFLIQEAGVPHISLLPYRALLVTLTRFFAHFPHPGRNNIRLLRRLYWRLSLVGPMVFRGSFTQFSRTLGGKIRPGDEEGSLHAMLATIADAAPVRPSADRFRTNEATTKIILSAWWSLGPRSLTTGEELDAQSLNALLEQDRTAANAAPMIYPRFGDARSRLSPANRLFLPTNMDPVSELPAALAMQPPEIEDRDWDAVLASHQLNREVAELANRDRDSFLAKRQDTIREQLVRFIDHMAEWDYEDTPTLDSLDLDDEFNESEEPDIPIVPEGY, from the coding sequence ATGAGCGCACATGCCCTGGAGACAGCTATGACGACCGGCCCCGGCGGGCTCGACGCACAGCCCACTGCCACCACCTACGAGCTCGGCGACCTGATCCCTCTGGCGTGGGGCGGGCGAATCCGCGTGCCCCACTTCCAGCGCGACTTCCGCTGGCAGAGCAAGGACGTCCTCCGCCTGTTCGACAGCATCGTCAAGGGGTATCCCATCGGCAACCTGCTGCTGTGGGTCCGCAGGCAGCAGTCGGAGAAGTTCATGCTCGGCAAGCTCCGGCTGACGGCTCCGGCGCACGACGAGTCGCTGTGGGTCGTGGACGGTCAGCAGCGCCTGACGAGTCTCGCGAACGCGCTGAGCCCGGTGGGTCACGAGTACAAGCCCTTCAACGTGTACTACGACCTCGCGGAGAGGGAGTTCGTGGAGAGCCCCCACTCCCTGGAAGCGCACCACATCGCTCTCCCCGTGCTTTTCGATCTCAAGAAACTGCTCACCTGGTTCCGGACCGACGGCCTGGGCGCCGCCGATCACTTCGACGAAGCCGAGCGGGTGGCCACCGCACTGCGGCAGTACAAAGTCCCCGCCTACCTCGTCCGCCACGACGACAGAGCTGTCCTGACCGACATCTTCGACCGCATGAACAACTTCGGCCGCAAGCTGAACCGCGGCGAGATCTTCTCCGCCCTGTACTCAGGTGAGGAAAAGGGCTCGGACGAGCGCCTGACTCTGGCCAAGATCTCCGACAACGTGGCCGCCAGGACCGGCTTCGGCAGTATCGATACCGGAACCATCCTCGCGTCGGTCCTCGCGCGTCGCGGCCCGGATCCCATGAGGGACATCCGTGTCGAATTCTCCCTGACCGGCCGCCGCACACAGTCGGAATTCCCGGACGAAGACGAGCCCACGGCCTTCTCCCAGGGAGAGGAAGCTCTGGTTCGCGCAGCCAATTTCCTGATCCAGGAAGCCGGAGTCCCCCACATCTCCCTGTTGCCCTACAGGGCCCTGCTCGTCACCCTCACCCGGTTCTTCGCGCACTTCCCGCATCCGGGAAGGAACAACATCAGGCTGCTGCGAAGGCTGTACTGGCGGCTCTCCCTGGTCGGGCCCATGGTCTTCAGAGGGAGTTTCACGCAGTTCAGTCGCACCCTCGGCGGGAAGATCCGGCCCGGCGACGAGGAGGGCTCTCTCCACGCCATGCTGGCCACGATCGCCGATGCGGCCCCGGTCCGTCCCAGCGCCGATCGCTTCCGCACCAACGAGGCGACGACGAAGATCATTCTGAGTGCGTGGTGGTCGCTGGGCCCGCGTTCGCTCACCACCGGCGAGGAACTGGACGCCCAGAGTCTGAACGCCCTGCTGGAGCAGGACAGGACGGCGGCGAATGCCGCTCCCATGATCTACCCCCGCTTCGGGGATGCGCGGTCCCGGTTGTCGCCCGCCAACCGCCTCTTCCTGCCGACCAACATGGACCCCGTATCAGAACTCCCGGCGGCCCTGGCGATGCAGCCGCCGGAAATCGAGGACAGGGATTGGGACGCGGTACTGGCCTCGCACCAGCTCAACCGCGAGGTCGCGGAGCTGGCCAACCGGGATCGCGATTCTTTTCTGGCGAAGCGCCAGGACACCATCCGGGAACAGTTGGTCCGCTTCATCGACCACATGGCGGAGTGGGACTACGAGGACACGCCCACGTTGGATTCTCTCGACTTGGACGATGAATTCAACGAGAGCGAAGAGCCCGACATTCCGATTGTGCCCGAGGGGTACTGA
- a CDS encoding LysR family transcriptional regulator: protein MIEARHLRVLRAVATTGSFSAAARELGFTQPAISQQMKALETSAGTPLLIRTGREMRLTQAGEALVRHASGILAGLTAAEEEVAAIAGLRAGRVRLVSFPSGSSTLVPSALAALRAEHPGTQVSLVEAEPPRSVEMLRDGDCDIALAFRYGDPGVEWDDLVVRPLLADRLIGLLPEDHRLAGTDAIGIGELAGEPWIAGCPRCRRQLVEVCEESGFTPRIDFATDDYPAVIGLVGAGLGVAVLPALAIESVRPKGAVTVTVEPAIEREIVALTLPDLARVPAVAATLDQLSLAAAR from the coding sequence GTGATCGAAGCCCGCCATCTCCGTGTCCTGCGCGCCGTCGCCACCACCGGCTCGTTCTCCGCCGCCGCCCGCGAACTGGGCTTCACCCAGCCGGCCATCAGCCAGCAGATGAAGGCGCTGGAAACGTCGGCCGGCACGCCGCTGCTGATCCGTACCGGCCGGGAGATGCGGCTCACGCAGGCGGGCGAGGCCCTCGTGCGGCACGCCTCCGGCATCCTCGCGGGGCTGACCGCCGCCGAGGAGGAGGTCGCCGCCATCGCCGGGCTGCGCGCGGGGCGGGTGCGGCTCGTCTCGTTCCCCAGTGGGAGCTCCACCCTCGTCCCGAGTGCGCTGGCCGCGCTGCGCGCCGAGCACCCCGGCACCCAGGTCTCGCTGGTGGAGGCGGAACCGCCGCGATCGGTGGAGATGCTCCGGGACGGAGACTGCGACATCGCCCTGGCGTTCCGGTACGGCGACCCGGGCGTGGAGTGGGACGACCTGGTGGTCCGCCCGCTGCTCGCGGACCGGCTGATCGGGCTGCTGCCCGAGGACCACCGGCTGGCCGGGACGGACGCGATCGGCATCGGCGAACTCGCCGGCGAACCCTGGATCGCCGGCTGCCCCCGCTGCCGCCGCCAGCTCGTGGAAGTGTGCGAGGAGTCCGGCTTCACCCCGCGCATCGACTTCGCCACCGACGACTACCCCGCCGTGATCGGACTGGTCGGCGCCGGTCTCGGCGTGGCGGTGCTGCCCGCACTGGCGATCGAGTCGGTACGCCCCAAGGGGGCCGTGACCGTGACGGTGGAGCCGGCCATCGAGCGCGAGATCGTGGCCCTGACCCTGCCGGACCTGGCGCGGGTCCCGGCGGTGGCGGCCACCCTGGACCAGCTCTCCCTGGCCGCGGCCCGCTGA
- a CDS encoding glycoside hydrolase family 2 protein — protein sequence MTLHRLPLAEGWTLRAGGPVPVSLPADGVPATVPGCVHTDLLAAGLIDDPYLDDNENRLGWIGRTDWTYTTTFHRPAAAEHRADLCFDGLDTVATLTLNGTELGRTANQHRSYRFPAEHLLREGANTLEVRFTAPYAYAEALRERLGDRPGAYAEPYAFIRKMACNFGWDWGPTLVTSGIWRPAALESWTGPRIAGVKLLGDVDPDGVPRLSATLTVDRRGAGGEEGGALTAYADVAGERHPFTVPAGESAATLVVAVPRAERWWPHSHGDQPLHTVTVRLGDHTWQGRTGFRTVSLEREAFRIAVNDEPVFVRGVNWIPDDCFPSRITRHHLSDRLDEAVAAGVNLVRVWGGGLYESDDFYELADEKGLLVWQDFPFACAAYPEEQPLYDEVAAEARENVDRLAPHPSLVLWCGNNENLEGHADWGWAEELGDRTWGHGYYHDLLPAICAELDPTRPYWPGSPYSGSPELPPNEPSLGTVHLWDVWNRVDYRHYADHAHRFVAEFGFQGPPAYATLRRAVSGELAPDAPYVRHHQKAEDGDAKLLRGLGDHLPRPGGTGTDAFDDWHWLTQLNQARAVAFGIRHFRSQAPYCTGAIVWQLNDCWPVVSWSALDGDGRRKPLWYALRSVYADRLAVLRDSALHLVNDAAAPWDGTLHLTRHALDGTVLAEERLPVATAARDATRVPLPPSVAQPADPARELLVVRLGEERTVEFYAEDTALDLPPARWTATVTPYPEDGAAPEGYEVRVTARTLLRDLALFPDRLAPAARVDRMLVTLLPGETTVFRVTGARLADPDALTRKPVLRCVNDTVGC from the coding sequence GTGACACTCCACCGACTGCCCCTCGCCGAAGGCTGGACGCTCCGCGCGGGCGGCCCCGTCCCCGTGTCCCTCCCGGCCGACGGCGTACCCGCCACGGTCCCCGGCTGCGTCCACACCGATCTCCTCGCCGCGGGGCTCATCGACGATCCGTACCTGGACGACAACGAGAACCGGCTCGGCTGGATCGGCCGCACCGACTGGACGTACACCACCACCTTCCACCGGCCGGCCGCCGCTGAGCACCGCGCCGACCTCTGCTTCGACGGTCTCGACACCGTCGCCACGCTCACCCTCAACGGCACCGAGCTCGGCCGCACCGCCAACCAGCACCGCTCCTACCGCTTCCCGGCCGAACACCTGCTCCGCGAGGGGGCCAACACCCTGGAAGTCCGCTTCACCGCCCCGTACGCCTACGCGGAGGCCCTGCGCGAGCGGCTCGGCGACCGGCCCGGCGCCTATGCGGAGCCGTACGCCTTCATCCGGAAGATGGCGTGCAACTTCGGCTGGGACTGGGGGCCGACCCTGGTCACCTCCGGCATCTGGCGCCCGGCCGCCCTGGAGAGCTGGACCGGCCCCCGGATCGCCGGGGTCAAGCTCCTCGGCGACGTGGACCCGGACGGGGTGCCGAGACTCTCGGCGACCCTCACGGTGGACCGCCGGGGTGCCGGGGGCGAGGAGGGCGGGGCCCTCACCGCGTACGCCGACGTCGCCGGGGAGCGGCACCCCTTCACGGTCCCGGCCGGCGAGTCCGCCGCCACCCTGGTGGTGGCCGTCCCGCGGGCCGAGCGGTGGTGGCCGCACAGCCACGGTGACCAGCCGCTCCACACCGTCACCGTCCGGCTCGGCGACCACACCTGGCAGGGCAGGACCGGCTTCCGCACGGTCTCGCTGGAGCGTGAGGCGTTCCGGATCGCGGTCAACGACGAGCCGGTCTTCGTCCGCGGGGTGAACTGGATCCCCGACGACTGCTTCCCGTCCCGGATCACCCGGCACCACCTCTCCGACCGCCTCGACGAAGCGGTCGCGGCAGGGGTCAACCTCGTACGGGTCTGGGGAGGCGGCCTCTACGAGAGTGACGACTTCTACGAACTCGCGGACGAGAAGGGCCTGTTGGTCTGGCAGGATTTCCCCTTCGCCTGCGCCGCCTACCCGGAGGAGCAGCCGCTGTACGACGAGGTCGCCGCCGAGGCCCGGGAGAACGTCGACCGGCTCGCCCCGCACCCCTCGCTGGTCCTGTGGTGCGGCAACAACGAGAACCTGGAGGGCCACGCCGACTGGGGCTGGGCCGAGGAGCTCGGCGACCGTACCTGGGGCCACGGCTACTACCACGACCTGCTCCCCGCGATCTGCGCCGAACTCGACCCCACCCGCCCGTACTGGCCCGGTTCCCCCTATTCCGGGTCGCCCGAACTCCCCCCGAACGAACCGTCGCTGGGCACCGTCCACCTCTGGGACGTGTGGAACCGGGTGGACTACCGGCACTACGCCGACCACGCCCACCGCTTCGTCGCCGAGTTCGGGTTCCAGGGCCCGCCCGCGTACGCCACCCTCCGGCGCGCGGTCAGCGGCGAACTGGCGCCCGACGCCCCGTACGTACGCCACCACCAGAAGGCGGAGGACGGCGACGCCAAACTGCTGCGGGGTCTCGGCGACCACCTCCCGCGACCGGGCGGCACCGGTACGGACGCCTTCGACGACTGGCACTGGCTCACCCAGCTCAACCAGGCCCGCGCCGTCGCCTTCGGCATCCGCCACTTCCGTTCCCAGGCCCCGTACTGCACGGGCGCGATCGTCTGGCAGCTCAACGACTGCTGGCCGGTCGTCTCCTGGTCCGCCCTCGACGGTGACGGCCGCCGCAAGCCCTTGTGGTACGCCCTGCGTTCCGTCTACGCCGACCGCCTCGCCGTCCTCCGCGACTCCGCCCTTCACCTGGTCAACGACGCCGCCGCACCCTGGGACGGCACCCTCCACCTGACCCGGCACGCGCTGGACGGCACGGTGCTGGCCGAGGAGCGGCTGCCCGTCGCCACGGCCGCCCGGGACGCCACCCGGGTACCCCTCCCACCGTCCGTCGCACAGCCGGCCGACCCGGCGCGCGAACTCCTGGTGGTACGGCTGGGGGAGGAGCGGACCGTGGAGTTCTACGCGGAGGACACCGCCCTGGACCTCCCCCCGGCCCGCTGGACGGCGACCGTCACTCCGTACCCCGAGGACGGCGCGGCCCCGGAGGGGTACGAGGTCCGGGTGACCGCCCGCACCCTCCTGCGCGACCTCGCGCTCTTCCCCGACCGCCTGGCCCCGGCAGCCCGGGTGGACAGGATGCTGGTGACCCTGCTCCCCGGCGAGACCACCGTCTTCCGGGTCACCGGGGCACGGCTCGCCGACCCGGACGCCCTGACGAGGAAGCCGGTGCTGCGCTGCGTGAACGACACCGTCGGCTGCTGA
- a CDS encoding sigma-70 family RNA polymerase sigma factor yields MRDDETTVIAALVHRAVDGDAQATHDLLALVHPLALRYCRSRLNRLPGDARHFGEDLAQEVCVAVLMALPRYRDTGRPFEAFVFAIAGHKVADLQRAAMRHPGSTAVPSDEMPERPDDSLGPEERALLSSDAAWAKKLLANLPENQRELLVLRVAVGLTAEETGQMLGMSPGAVRVAQHRALSRLRALAEQ; encoded by the coding sequence ATGCGTGACGACGAGACGACGGTGATCGCTGCCCTGGTGCACCGGGCCGTGGACGGCGACGCGCAGGCCACCCACGATCTGCTCGCCCTCGTCCACCCTCTCGCCCTGCGGTACTGCCGGTCCCGGCTGAACCGGCTGCCCGGTGACGCCCGTCACTTCGGCGAGGACCTCGCGCAGGAGGTGTGCGTCGCCGTCCTCATGGCGCTGCCCCGCTACCGTGACACCGGCCGCCCCTTCGAGGCGTTCGTCTTCGCCATCGCCGGGCACAAGGTCGCCGACCTGCAGCGCGCCGCGATGCGCCACCCGGGTTCCACGGCCGTCCCGTCCGACGAGATGCCCGAACGCCCCGACGACTCCCTCGGCCCGGAGGAGCGCGCCCTGCTCAGCAGCGACGCGGCCTGGGCCAAGAAGCTCCTCGCCAACCTCCCGGAGAACCAGCGCGAGCTGCTCGTCCTGCGGGTCGCGGTCGGCCTGACCGCCGAGGAGACCGGACAGATGCTGGGCATGTCCCCCGGCGCGGTCCGCGTCGCCCAGCACCGCGCGCTCAGCCGGCTCCGGGCCCTCGCGGAGCAGTGA
- a CDS encoding WhiB family transcriptional regulator encodes MADFSRLPGPNADLWDWQLLAACRGVDSSLFFHPEGERGAARSARETSAKEVCMRCPVRAECAAHALAVREPYGVWGGLTEDEREELMGRARNRLITAAHAAPPAAAVHAAAADDAGPADGAHQD; translated from the coding sequence ATGGCAGATTTCTCCCGCCTTCCCGGGCCCAACGCGGACCTGTGGGACTGGCAGCTGCTCGCGGCCTGCCGAGGGGTCGACAGCTCACTCTTCTTCCACCCCGAGGGCGAACGCGGAGCCGCCCGGAGCGCCCGCGAGACCTCGGCGAAAGAGGTGTGCATGCGCTGCCCGGTACGCGCCGAGTGCGCCGCCCACGCGCTGGCGGTGCGCGAGCCCTACGGCGTGTGGGGCGGCCTGACCGAGGACGAACGCGAGGAGTTGATGGGCCGGGCCCGCAACCGGCTGATCACGGCCGCGCACGCCGCCCCGCCCGCTGCGGCCGTGCACGCCGCCGCCGCGGACGACGCCGGCCCGGCCGACGGCGCGCATCAGGACTGA
- a CDS encoding MFS transporter, with translation MDAPQPTARAGGVITTLALAGTVAAVMQTLVTPLIAELPQILHTSSSNAAWVITITLLVSGVCVPVSGRLGDLIGKRRMLLACSVPLIIGSVVCALASSLVPMIVGRGLQGMGMGMVPLGIALLRDVVPTEKLSGSIALVSASMGIGGALGLPISAAVAEYASWRVLFWGAAVLATIVAGMIYTFVPDVPAAAKGQRFDAPGAIGLAIGLVSLLLAISKGADWGWGSGTTLGLLALAVVALGVWGFYELRTRDPLVDLRTTARPRVLMTNISSILVGVGMYSFMLIAPQLLQFPEATGYGLGQSMLACGLWMAPGGVMMMIVSPLGGKLINARGPKIALVLGALVISAGYGISLLLMGSAWGLMIVGIVINSGVGLAYGAMPALIMSSVPISETAAANGFNTLMRSLGTTIGSAVIGVVLAQMTIDLGGHSLASEDGFRVGLTIGCAVALVAAAVAAFIPGLVRPAAESGTDPAASPGKTAVEAA, from the coding sequence ATGGACGCCCCCCAGCCCACGGCCCGCGCAGGCGGCGTGATCACGACGCTGGCCCTGGCCGGCACCGTCGCCGCGGTCATGCAGACCCTGGTGACCCCCCTGATCGCGGAACTCCCGCAGATCCTGCACACCTCGTCATCCAACGCGGCCTGGGTCATCACCATCACGCTTCTCGTCTCGGGCGTGTGCGTGCCGGTCTCGGGCCGCCTCGGCGACCTCATCGGCAAGCGCCGGATGCTTCTCGCGTGCAGCGTTCCGCTGATCATCGGATCCGTGGTCTGCGCACTGGCCTCCTCCCTCGTCCCGATGATCGTCGGACGCGGACTCCAGGGCATGGGCATGGGCATGGTGCCCCTCGGCATCGCGCTGCTCCGTGACGTGGTCCCCACCGAGAAGCTGAGCGGCTCGATCGCCCTGGTCAGCGCCTCCATGGGCATCGGCGGCGCCCTCGGCCTGCCGATCTCCGCCGCCGTCGCCGAGTACGCCAGCTGGCGCGTCCTGTTCTGGGGTGCCGCGGTCCTCGCGACGATCGTCGCCGGGATGATCTACACCTTCGTCCCCGACGTCCCGGCCGCCGCGAAGGGCCAGCGCTTCGACGCTCCCGGAGCGATCGGGCTCGCCATAGGACTCGTCTCGCTGCTGCTCGCGATCTCCAAGGGCGCCGACTGGGGCTGGGGCTCGGGCACCACGCTCGGTCTCCTCGCTCTGGCGGTCGTCGCGCTGGGTGTCTGGGGCTTCTACGAGCTCCGCACCCGCGACCCGCTGGTCGACCTGCGGACCACCGCGCGCCCACGCGTCCTCATGACCAACATCTCCTCGATCCTGGTCGGCGTCGGCATGTACTCCTTCATGCTGATCGCGCCCCAGCTGCTCCAGTTCCCCGAGGCCACCGGTTACGGCCTCGGGCAGTCGATGCTGGCCTGCGGCCTCTGGATGGCTCCCGGCGGCGTGATGATGATGATCGTCTCGCCGCTCGGTGGAAAGCTGATCAACGCCCGCGGCCCGAAGATCGCGCTCGTCCTCGGCGCCCTGGTCATCTCCGCGGGTTACGGCATCTCCCTCCTGCTGATGGGTTCCGCCTGGGGCCTGATGATCGTCGGCATCGTCATCAACAGCGGCGTCGGCCTCGCCTACGGCGCCATGCCCGCCCTGATCATGAGCTCGGTCCCGATCTCCGAGACCGCTGCCGCCAACGGGTTCAACACCCTGATGCGCTCGCTCGGTACGACCATCGGCTCGGCCGTCATCGGTGTGGTCCTCGCGCAGATGACCATCGACCTGGGCGGCCACTCGCTCGCCTCCGAGGACGGCTTCCGCGTCGGCCTGACCATCGGCTGCGCGGTCGCCCTCGTCGCCGCCGCCGTCGCCGCCTTCATCCCGGGCCTCGTCCGCCCGGCCGCGGAGAGCGGGACCGACCCGGCCGCCTCGCCCGGGAAGACCGCCGTCGAGGCCGCCTGA
- a CDS encoding response regulator transcription factor produces MTSVLVCDDSPLAREALRRAVATVPGVERVTTAANGEEVLRRWGADRSDLILMDVRMPGLGGVETVRRLLSADPGARIIMLTVAEDLDGVALAVAAGARGYLHKDASRAELRATVTQALADPTWRLAPRRLRSAEMGAAPTLTAREIQVLEGMSHGRSNAEIGRELFLSEDTVKTHARRLFKKLGASDRAHAVALGFRWGLVR; encoded by the coding sequence ATGACATCCGTCCTCGTCTGCGACGACTCCCCGCTCGCCCGAGAGGCGCTCCGTCGTGCGGTTGCGACCGTGCCCGGCGTCGAGCGAGTGACGACGGCGGCCAACGGCGAGGAAGTCCTCCGCCGCTGGGGAGCCGACCGTTCGGATTTGATTCTGATGGACGTGCGCATGCCCGGCCTGGGGGGAGTGGAGACCGTCCGGCGGCTGCTCTCCGCCGACCCCGGGGCGCGGATCATCATGCTGACGGTTGCCGAGGACCTGGACGGGGTCGCGCTCGCGGTCGCCGCCGGCGCCCGCGGCTACCTGCACAAGGACGCCTCGCGTGCCGAGCTGCGGGCCACCGTGACCCAGGCGCTGGCCGATCCGACGTGGCGGCTCGCCCCGCGCCGGCTGCGGTCCGCGGAGATGGGCGCGGCCCCCACGCTCACCGCGCGGGAGATCCAGGTGCTCGAGGGCATGAGCCACGGCCGATCCAACGCGGAGATCGGGCGCGAGCTCTTCCTCTCCGAGGACACGGTCAAGACCCACGCCCGCAGACTCTTCAAGAAACTCGGGGCCTCGGACCGCGCCCACGCGGTGGCCCTCGGATTCCGCTGGGGTCTGGTGCGCTGA
- a CDS encoding MOSC domain-containing protein: protein MQLLTVNLGTPRYSAHSSAPDGLTGIDKRPAAGPVRVTDPGPKGTGGSGLAGDAVCDLRHHGGSDQAVYAYAREELDAWEEKLGKPLPNGIFGENLTTRGVVVSEALVGERWRIGPDLVLEVTDGRIPCRTFAGHLTEERWVKRFSEEAATGAYLRVITPGSVRAGDPVEIVHRPDHTVTAALAFRAFTDRTLLPSLLPAGEALHAEALAAAREYVAEQELRGAVG, encoded by the coding sequence ATGCAGCTGCTGACCGTGAACCTCGGAACGCCCCGGTACTCCGCGCACTCCAGCGCTCCCGACGGCCTCACCGGCATCGACAAGCGGCCGGCCGCGGGCCCGGTACGGGTGACCGACCCCGGCCCCAAGGGGACCGGCGGCAGCGGTCTGGCCGGGGACGCGGTGTGCGACCTGCGCCACCACGGCGGGAGCGACCAGGCGGTGTACGCCTACGCACGGGAGGAGCTCGACGCCTGGGAGGAGAAGCTCGGCAAGCCGCTGCCCAACGGCATCTTCGGCGAGAACCTGACGACCCGCGGCGTGGTGGTCAGCGAGGCGCTGGTCGGCGAGCGGTGGCGGATCGGCCCGGACCTGGTCCTGGAGGTGACCGACGGCCGTATCCCGTGCCGGACCTTCGCGGGGCACCTCACGGAGGAGCGCTGGGTGAAGCGCTTCAGCGAGGAGGCCGCGACCGGCGCCTACCTGCGGGTCATCACCCCGGGCTCCGTCCGGGCCGGGGATCCGGTCGAGATCGTCCACCGCCCGGACCACACGGTGACCGCGGCCCTGGCGTTCCGCGCGTTCACCGACCGCACCTTGCTCCCGAGCCTCCTCCCGGCGGGCGAGGCGCTGCACGCGGAGGCGCTGGCGGCGGCGCGGGAGTACGTGGCGGAGCAGGAGCTCCGAGGGGCCGTCGGCTGA
- a CDS encoding MarR family transcriptional regulator, translating to MDRAVEDVEYEQMLLNRHGLNQRKGRRENGVLERSAYILLSRIRVQGPMSVGELSEAFDLDASTLNRQTAAAVRAGLVERIPDPAGGVARKFRITAEGRRILDEEREGTVASLGRVMADWPYQDVAAFAGYLRRFNTDLERLGGRPWPRP from the coding sequence ATGGACAGGGCCGTCGAAGACGTCGAGTACGAGCAGATGCTGCTCAACCGCCACGGACTGAACCAGCGGAAGGGACGCCGTGAGAACGGCGTCCTGGAGCGCAGCGCGTACATCCTGCTCAGTCGCATCCGCGTCCAGGGGCCCATGTCCGTCGGGGAGTTGAGCGAGGCCTTCGATCTCGACGCCTCCACGCTCAACCGCCAGACCGCGGCTGCCGTGCGTGCCGGACTCGTGGAGCGCATCCCCGACCCGGCGGGCGGCGTGGCCCGCAAGTTCCGCATCACCGCCGAGGGCAGACGCATCCTCGACGAGGAGCGCGAGGGAACGGTCGCCTCCCTGGGCCGGGTCATGGCCGACTGGCCGTACCAGGACGTCGCCGCCTTCGCCGGCTACCTCCGCCGCTTCAACACCGACCTCGAACGGCTCGGCGGACGACCCTGGCCCAGGCCCTGA